One window of the Shewanella litorisediminis genome contains the following:
- the glgC gene encoding glucose-1-phosphate adenylyltransferase, giving the protein MPNHSPRFISNLTRETYALILAGGRGSRLFELTDWRAKPALYFGGKFRVIDFPLSNCINSGIRRIGVVTQYQSHSLIRHVMRGWGHFKRELGESVEILPASQRYSESWYQGTADAVFQNIDIIRHELPRYVMILSGDHVYRMDYAGMLAAHAQSGADMTVCCQEVPVAEAAGSFGVMEVAEDMRVVGFEEKPANPSCLPHDPERCLASMGNYVFNTEFLFDQLRKDAENASSERDFGKDIIPSIIREHKVFAYAFKSGLGAGQDYWRDVGTLDAFWQANMELLSPEPHLNLYDAKWPIWTYQEQLPPAKFVFDDEDRRGCATDSIVSGGCIISGARVKRSVLFNEVRICSYSEVEGAVILPDVVVLRNCRLRNVIIDRGCVIPEGMVIGHNHDHDRARGFRVTDKGAVLITREMLGLPVGFE; this is encoded by the coding sequence ATGCCCAATCACAGCCCTCGCTTCATCAGTAACCTGACCCGTGAAACCTATGCCCTGATCCTCGCAGGAGGTCGTGGCTCGCGCCTGTTTGAACTGACCGACTGGCGCGCCAAACCGGCGCTCTATTTCGGCGGTAAGTTCCGGGTCATCGACTTTCCCCTGTCCAATTGCATCAATTCAGGCATCCGCCGGATAGGGGTGGTCACCCAGTATCAGTCCCACTCGCTTATTCGCCATGTAATGCGTGGCTGGGGCCATTTCAAACGTGAACTGGGGGAGTCGGTGGAGATTCTGCCTGCATCACAGCGTTATTCGGAAAGCTGGTATCAGGGCACGGCAGATGCCGTGTTTCAAAACATCGATATCATCCGCCACGAGCTGCCAAGGTATGTGATGATCCTCTCCGGTGACCATGTGTACCGCATGGATTATGCGGGCATGCTCGCGGCCCACGCCCAGTCGGGCGCCGATATGACGGTGTGCTGTCAGGAAGTGCCGGTTGCCGAAGCGGCTGGGAGTTTTGGGGTGATGGAAGTGGCCGAAGATATGCGCGTGGTGGGATTTGAAGAAAAACCCGCCAATCCTTCCTGTCTGCCACACGACCCTGAGCGCTGTCTGGCATCCATGGGTAACTATGTGTTCAACACCGAGTTTTTGTTCGACCAACTGAGAAAAGACGCCGAAAACGCGTCCTCTGAGCGCGACTTCGGCAAAGACATCATTCCGTCCATCATCCGCGAGCACAAGGTGTTTGCCTATGCCTTCAAGAGCGGTCTTGGCGCCGGTCAGGATTACTGGCGGGATGTGGGCACCCTGGATGCCTTCTGGCAGGCCAATATGGAGCTCTTGTCCCCTGAGCCACACCTGAATCTCTATGATGCCAAGTGGCCCATCTGGACTTATCAGGAGCAGTTGCCGCCGGCCAAGTTTGTGTTTGACGATGAAGACAGGCGGGGCTGTGCAACCGACTCCATTGTTTCCGGCGGCTGTATCATCTCGGGCGCCAGGGTCAAACGCAGTGTGCTCTTCAATGAGGTGCGGATTTGCTCTTATTCCGAGGTGGAAGGGGCGGTGATATTGCCCGATGTGGTGGTGCTGCGTAATTGCCGCCTCAGGAATGTGATTATCGATCGCGGCTGCGTTATCCCGGAAGGCATGGTGATTGGCCATAACCACGACCACGACAGGGCCAGAGGTTTCAGGGTGACAGACAAGGGGGCGGTGCTTATCACCCGTGAGATGCTCGGTTTGCCCGTGGGCTTTGAATAA
- a CDS encoding glycogen/starch/alpha-glucan phosphorylase, producing MATKRLKAADTETDSCRPQPCEPCDALPACLERQLRYNLCREESRHQDLFHALAHGVKEQLLDSWRETRKRDASGPQRQVAYLSLEFLMGRTLGNALLSLGISDDARKALLPYSVTLEELESEEHDAGLGNGGLGRLAACFLDSCASMDIAATGYGIRYEYGMFAQKIVDGYQIERPDRWLKEGNPWEVRLHGQAVMVPFFGHTQSYVDRDGRRHMQWLGTQDVVAVPHDMPVPGYRNGRINTLRLWKAEATDDFDLEEFNQGDYAEAVARKNLAEQITMVLYPNDASENGKELRLRQQYFLSSASLQDLLRRHCASFGDNVADFHRHNVIQLNDTHPAIAVPELMRLLIDVYCLEWDEAWHITCHTMAYTNHTLLPEALECWSVRMLGHMLPRVLEIIYEINARYLDEVAHHWPGDGEMLARMSIIEEGAEPRVRMAYLAIVASFSVNGVAALHTELLRRGLFKDFHALWPHKFNNKTNGVTPRRWLMNANPRLSALIDRRLGSAWREDLSRLESLNAFTSDSDFIHAWREVKSVNKEALAALVERECHVQFDTAMMFDVQVKRIHEYKRQLLNILHVIHLYQRILSGDTHGMVPRCVLIGGKAAPGYAMAKLIIKLAGNVAHMVNSDPHVTPWLRFAFLPNYNVSAMEVIAPGTDLSEQISTAGKEASGTGNMKFMMNGALTIGTLDGANIEILEAVGADNFFLFGLNADEVAALKPHYRPQDYIRHSVALEGVLELIRSGHFSLQEQGIFDPIIAAIESPWDQWMTAADFESYLSAQYQAAALYANKDAWALCSIRNTAASGRFSSDATIARYRDEIWTGA from the coding sequence ATGGCGACCAAACGACTGAAAGCGGCGGATACCGAAACGGATAGCTGCAGACCCCAGCCCTGTGAACCCTGCGATGCGCTGCCGGCCTGTCTGGAGCGTCAGCTCAGATACAACCTGTGCCGGGAAGAATCCCGCCATCAGGATTTGTTTCATGCCCTGGCACACGGTGTTAAGGAGCAGCTGCTGGACAGCTGGCGTGAAACCCGAAAACGGGACGCCAGTGGTCCGCAGCGTCAGGTGGCATATCTGTCGCTGGAATTCCTGATGGGCAGAACCCTGGGGAATGCGCTTTTGAGTCTGGGGATAAGCGACGATGCCCGCAAGGCGCTGCTGCCCTACAGCGTGACCCTGGAGGAACTCGAGTCAGAAGAGCACGACGCCGGGCTGGGTAACGGTGGCCTTGGGCGCCTTGCTGCCTGCTTTCTCGACTCCTGCGCCAGTATGGACATTGCCGCCACCGGATATGGCATCCGCTACGAGTACGGCATGTTTGCCCAGAAAATTGTCGATGGTTATCAAATAGAACGGCCGGATCGCTGGCTGAAAGAGGGCAACCCCTGGGAGGTGCGTCTGCACGGACAGGCGGTGATGGTGCCTTTCTTTGGCCATACCCAGTCCTATGTGGACAGGGACGGCCGCCGCCATATGCAGTGGCTCGGCACCCAGGACGTGGTGGCCGTGCCCCACGATATGCCGGTGCCCGGTTATCGCAATGGCCGCATCAATACCCTGAGACTGTGGAAAGCCGAGGCCACAGATGACTTCGATTTGGAAGAATTCAATCAGGGTGACTATGCCGAGGCAGTGGCCCGGAAAAATCTGGCGGAGCAGATCACCATGGTGCTCTATCCCAACGACGCCAGCGAAAACGGCAAGGAGCTGAGGCTGCGTCAGCAGTACTTTTTGTCATCCGCCAGCCTGCAGGACTTGCTGCGCCGTCACTGTGCCAGCTTCGGCGATAACGTTGCCGATTTCCATCGCCACAATGTTATTCAGCTGAACGACACCCATCCGGCCATTGCTGTGCCCGAGCTGATGCGCCTCCTGATAGATGTGTATTGCCTGGAGTGGGACGAGGCCTGGCACATCACCTGCCACACCATGGCGTACACCAACCACACGCTGCTGCCCGAAGCCCTGGAGTGCTGGAGTGTGCGCATGCTGGGGCACATGCTGCCGCGGGTGCTGGAAATTATTTATGAAATCAACGCCCGTTATCTGGATGAAGTGGCCCACCACTGGCCCGGGGACGGCGAAATGCTGGCGCGTATGTCCATCATCGAGGAAGGCGCCGAGCCTCGGGTGCGTATGGCGTATCTGGCCATAGTGGCGAGCTTCTCCGTTAACGGGGTGGCGGCGCTGCACACCGAGCTTTTGCGCCGTGGACTCTTTAAAGACTTCCACGCCCTGTGGCCACACAAGTTCAACAACAAGACCAATGGCGTCACCCCAAGACGCTGGCTGATGAATGCCAACCCCAGATTATCGGCCCTGATTGACCGGCGTCTTGGCAGTGCCTGGCGCGAAGACTTAAGTCGCCTCGAAAGCCTCAATGCCTTTACCTCAGATTCTGACTTTATCCATGCCTGGCGGGAGGTGAAGTCGGTCAACAAAGAGGCGCTTGCGGCCCTGGTTGAGCGTGAATGCCATGTGCAGTTTGACACCGCCATGATGTTCGATGTGCAGGTGAAACGCATCCACGAATACAAGCGCCAGCTGCTGAACATTCTGCATGTGATTCACCTCTACCAGCGCATTTTAAGTGGCGACACCCACGGCATGGTGCCCCGCTGCGTGCTGATTGGCGGCAAGGCGGCGCCCGGTTATGCCATGGCCAAACTCATTATCAAGCTGGCGGGCAATGTGGCTCACATGGTCAACAGTGACCCCCATGTAACGCCCTGGCTGAGGTTTGCCTTTTTGCCCAACTACAACGTCAGCGCCATGGAAGTGATAGCACCGGGCACCGACCTGTCTGAGCAAATCTCCACCGCGGGCAAGGAGGCCTCGGGCACCGGCAACATGAAGTTCATGATGAACGGCGCCCTCACCATAGGCACCCTGGATGGGGCCAATATTGAAATTCTTGAAGCCGTTGGGGCGGATAACTTCTTCCTCTTTGGCCTTAATGCCGACGAGGTGGCGGCCCTGAAGCCCCACTATCGCCCACAGGACTACATCCGTCATTCGGTTGCTTTGGAGGGGGTACTCGAGCTCATCCGCAGCGGGCATTTCAGTTTGCAGGAGCAGGGCATCTTCGACCCGATTATCGCAGCCATTGAAAGCCCATGGGATCAGTGGATGACCGCGGCCGACTTTGAGTCTTACCTCAGTGCCCAATATCAGGCGGCAGCACTTTATGCCAACAAGGACGCCTGGGCCCTTTGCAGTATCCGTAACACCGCGGCCAGTGGCCGTTTTTCATCCGACGCCACCATAGCCCGTTACCGGGATGAGATTTGGACCGGTGCCTGA